The Roseovarius sp. EL26 genome contains the following window.
ATTTGCAACCAACTCCTCCCAGATTAGAGATTAAGAACCTTGTGCAACGTTACGATGGTCGCAAGGTCGTGGATGATGTGTCGCTCAAAATTGCACCGGGGCAGGTGGTTTGCCTGTTGGGTCCTTCTGGGTGCGGCAAATCAACGACATTGCGGATGATCGCAGGCGTTGAGATGCAAAACAGCGGTGAGATTTGGGTTGATGGCAATCTGGTTTGCGACACGGTGTTTCGCGTCCCGCCGGAGCGGCGCCAAATTGGCTTGATGTTTCAAGATTTTGCCCTGTTCCCGCACCTAAAGGTGGGGGAGAACGTGGCCTTTGGTTTGAGCGACTCAAAAGCTGATAAGGGCAAACGAGTCGAAGAGCTGCTGCGCCGGGTTGGCATGGCACGTTATCTTGAGGCCTATCCGCATGAATTATCAGGCGGCGAGCAGCAACGGGTGGCTTTGGCCCGCGCTTTGGCTCCGCGTCCCAGCATCATGCTGATGGATGAGCCGTTCTCAGGCCTGGACAACCGTCTGCGCGACGGTATTCGCGATGAAACGCTGGAAATCCTGCGCGAGGAAGATACGGCAGTTCTACTGGTGACCCATGAACCCGAAGAGGCCATGCGCATGGCTGATGAAATTGCCTTGATGCGCGGTGGGAGGATTGTGCAACAGGGTGCGCCATACAACATCTATAATGCGCCAGTGGATCGCGAGGCTGTGGCTTTCTTTAGTGACGTCAATATTATCCGTGGTACGGTGAACGGCGCACTGGCGGATACGCCCTTTGGGCAGTTTCTGGCGCCGGGTGTAGGCGATGGCCAGGAGGTTGAGATCGTCACACGCCCACAGCACATCAAGATTGATTTTGATCGTAGTGGCGTAGGCCCGAGCCCGACAATTAAATTTGGTACACCGGCGCGGGGTACCGCCGTGCGTGCGCGGTTTATGGGTAGTGAAAGTCTGGTCGAGTTCCGCATGGATCACGACGGATCGACCCTAAAGGCGACTGTGCCTAACGTGTTTCTGCCCAAGCCCGGCAAAGCCATGTGGTTGATGTTGCGCCGGGATCGCTGTTTTGTCTTTCCGGTAGAAGCCACTTGAGGCGCAATCTTAGAGGACCCTGCAATGAGCATCGAAATTGATTTGTCAGGCAAGCGTGCACTTGTGACCGGTGGGGCAGGCGGTATCGGGCTGGCCTGTGCCGAAGGCCTGTGCCGTGCCGGAGCTGAGGTGACGATTTGTGATCTGTCCGAGGTGGCGTGCGAAACCGCGGTGCAGGAGCTGCATGCCGACGGGCATGCGGTTCAGTATGTGGCCTTTGATGTTAGTGACCGTTCGGCCTGCGAAGCAGTATTCGCACAACTGGCAACGTCGGGTGGTGTGGATATTCTGGTGACCTGTGCGGCTGTTGTGAAGGCCGTTCCAATCCTTGATTTTGATCCCGAGGACTGGGCACGTATTCTGGATGTGAACCTCAGCGGTACGTTCCATTGCTGCCAGCTGGCTGGGCGTCAGATGGTCGCAAACGGTTGGGGGCGGATTGTCACGCTCAGCTCGGTCAACGGGCAGATCGCCAACGCCGGGCGCGGGGCCTATTCCTGCACCAAAGGCGGTGTTGACATGCTGACCCGTCTGCTGGCCGCAGAACTGGGCGATCAGGGCGTGACCACCAACGCGGTTGCGCCGATCCCGGTCGATACCCCGATGATCAAAAAGGTTCACGGCCCTAAAGATCGTGAGTTGTGGCACGCCCAAACTCCGATCAAACGTTATGCTACAACGCAAGAGGTTGCGGATGCGGTGTGTTTTCTGGCGTCAGAACAGGCCGGCTTTATCAACGGCCATATTTTAAATGTGGATGGAGGGTTCATGTCTTCGGGAATTTTGCCGAAGACATGAGTGTCTGATCAGATCAGGTCTTTATAGAACGGTCACTACAGTTCCGATTGGCACACGGTTGTACAGGTCTTCGACGTGTTTGTTCAGCATCCGGATACAGCCGTTTGAAACCGACCTACCAATTGTTTTTGGTGCGGTCGTTCCATGAATGCGGAAGTATGTGTCGCGCCCATTTTGGAACAGATACAGTGCCCGGGCACCTAGTGGGTTATCGCCACCACCGGGTTGAACATAATCATTGCCTTTGAATTTGGCATAAGCGGATGGATCACGCTCGATCATTTCATTTGTCGGCCGCCAGGTGGGCCATTCTTTTTTCACGCTGATAGTTGCGGTGCCACTGAATTCCAACCCGGCTTTGCCGACGCCGACGCCGTAGCGCAATGCCTCGCCAGGGGCCGTGATGAAATATAGAAAATGCGCCCGCGGCAAAACCAAGAGCTGGCCGGGCTGATATTTCGAGCTGATGCTCACTTTTTGCGGGTTGAACTTTTGCTCAAGCTCAAAGGCGTGCCCTGTCGCAGGGAGTGCGGCGGCTGTCAGGCCAGTGGCGATGAAGTGGCGACGTGTGATCATAACAAGAGGTCCTTAAAACGTTTGATCTTAAAATAATATGCTGTGAGCTGACTTCAAAATAAAAATACGGTGAAACTGAGGAGGTTTCTTGGAATTGTGGCTGATCCGCGCCAGCGTCGAGACCTATGGTACTGCATCGGGACTTAAATTCACAGATGCACAGCGTATTGTTCAGCCATGCACATTCACATTTAGTTGTTTTGAAACGTTACCAACGGATCTCCAGTTTGGTTGCAGAAGGAAATTACAGCCTTCTGCAACATTCAAATCGACTTGCCCATCACCGCTGAATTGAACGTGGTAGGGCAAAACAATGGGAAAGGTTACCCAATGAACAAGATCAAAACCCTCGTGGGCGGAATTGCCCTGTCTGTTATCACTGCAACCACCGCTTTGGCTGCTGGCCCTGATGTGAACGCGTCATCAACAGGCCTTGCAATGCAGGGCTATGACCCGGTGGCTTATTTCACCGTTGGTGAGCCTACGGAAGGTAGCTACAAAATCTCTTCCGTCTACAATGACGCGACCTATCGTTTTGCGTCGGAAGAAAACAAAGCGGCATTTGAAGCCAACCCAGAAGCCTATGCTCCGGCATATGGTGGATACTGTGCCTTCGGGACTGCAATGGGCTTCAAATTTGATGGTGATCCTGATTACTGGAAAATCGTTGATAACAAGTTGTACCTGAATCTGTCGCAAGACATTCAGGAACGTTGGAATGGCGATGTTCCGGGTTTCATTACAAAAGCGGATACAAACTGGACTGACATCAAAGATGCGACACCTGCATCATTGCAGCAGTAAGCCTTTCTCTTCCTGTTTGGCGAAGAATGGTGGCAGAGATTCTGCCGCCATTTTTTATGACGTGGCGCATTTCAACGTGCACAAAATTACCTGACGAAAGAGTTACTCTGCGGCGGTGCAGTTTCTGGAATTTTTTGCAATTCATTGCGGGGAATGTGGCAGCGGATCATGTGACCGCTCGCGCCCTCTTGCCAGGGTGGTTGTTCCTGGTCACAGATTGCACCCAAACGGTGGGGACATCGGCGTTGAAATGGACAGCCCTGTGCGGGTGGCGACAGCTCGACCACATCCTCGGCGCATAGCTGGGGCGCTGTGTCCGGGTCCGGCTCCAGAACGGCCCTCAGCAAAATGTCAGTATAAGGATGAGAAATCGCGCCATAGACCTGCTCGGTTGGGCCGTATTCGCACAAACGCCCCTGATAAAGCACGGCCACACGATCCGAGAGCGCCCGAACCACTGCTAAATCATGGCTGACAAAAACATAGGTGGTGTTCTTACTGCACTTGAGATCATTGAGCAGATCCAGAACCGCCGCCTGGACCGAGACATCCAGCGCTGATGTCACTTCGTCACAAAGTACAATCTCAGGTTCGGCGGCAAAGGCACGGGCGACGGCCACGCGCTGTTTTTCACCACCTGACAGCTGGCTGGGCAGGCGGTCGATGTAATGCGGGCTTAGCCGTACGGTTTCCAGAAGCTCGACGGCCCGGTCGTGCAGGGCTTGCCCCTCCAATTGGTCATAAAGGCGCAAGGGTTGCGCCAGTATCTCTCCAATGGTTTGACGTGGGTTCATGCTCTCATCCGGATTTTGAAAAATCATTTGGATCCGGCGAAGTTGTTCAGGGGATCGCTTTTCGACCAAAGCGGGCAGGTTTATCTCATCGGCAACGCAGATTTGCCCTGTTTTGGGTGGTAACAACCCGGCAATGGCTTTGAGAATGGTGGACTTTCCGCTACCTGATTCGCCAACAAGGCCAAGGGTTTCACCCCGTGCGATTGTCACCGTAATCCCATCAACAGTTGGCACTGGGGGAACTGCACCACGTAAACGATCAAACAAGCCTAGGTTACTATAGCTGAGCGAAATTCCATCAAGATCCAGTGCTGGGCGGCCATCGGGGCTATGGTGTATGGGCTCATGCCGTCCCTGATCCATAGTGGAACTTAGTGTGTCTTCAGGTCGAAAACAGTGCACGATTCCACCCTGACCATCTGGAATGGGTGGGGGTGGAGAGGCGGAACATCGTGCCTCGGCCAATGGGCAACGTGGGGCGTAGGCGCAGCCGTTTCCGGCGCCGCCGGGTGGGGGTGGGCGACCTTCTAAGGCGACGGGCAAGCGCCGGTCTTCCAATCGGGGGATCGAAGCCAATAATCCCTTGGGATAAGGGTGCGATGGC
Protein-coding sequences here:
- a CDS encoding ABC transporter ATP-binding protein, which gives rise to MQPTPPRLEIKNLVQRYDGRKVVDDVSLKIAPGQVVCLLGPSGCGKSTTLRMIAGVEMQNSGEIWVDGNLVCDTVFRVPPERRQIGLMFQDFALFPHLKVGENVAFGLSDSKADKGKRVEELLRRVGMARYLEAYPHELSGGEQQRVALARALAPRPSIMLMDEPFSGLDNRLRDGIRDETLEILREEDTAVLLVTHEPEEAMRMADEIALMRGGRIVQQGAPYNIYNAPVDREAVAFFSDVNIIRGTVNGALADTPFGQFLAPGVGDGQEVEIVTRPQHIKIDFDRSGVGPSPTIKFGTPARGTAVRARFMGSESLVEFRMDHDGSTLKATVPNVFLPKPGKAMWLMLRRDRCFVFPVEAT
- a CDS encoding SDR family NAD(P)-dependent oxidoreductase, coding for MSIEIDLSGKRALVTGGAGGIGLACAEGLCRAGAEVTICDLSEVACETAVQELHADGHAVQYVAFDVSDRSACEAVFAQLATSGGVDILVTCAAVVKAVPILDFDPEDWARILDVNLSGTFHCCQLAGRQMVANGWGRIVTLSSVNGQIANAGRGAYSCTKGGVDMLTRLLAAELGDQGVTTNAVAPIPVDTPMIKKVHGPKDRELWHAQTPIKRYATTQEVADAVCFLASEQAGFINGHILNVDGGFMSSGILPKT
- a CDS encoding L,D-transpeptidase, whose translation is MITRRHFIATGLTAAALPATGHAFELEQKFNPQKVSISSKYQPGQLLVLPRAHFLYFITAPGEALRYGVGVGKAGLEFSGTATISVKKEWPTWRPTNEMIERDPSAYAKFKGNDYVQPGGGDNPLGARALYLFQNGRDTYFRIHGTTAPKTIGRSVSNGCIRMLNKHVEDLYNRVPIGTVVTVL
- a CDS encoding YHS domain-containing (seleno)protein; the protein is MNKIKTLVGGIALSVITATTALAAGPDVNASSTGLAMQGYDPVAYFTVGEPTEGSYKISSVYNDATYRFASEENKAAFEANPEAYAPAYGGYCAFGTAMGFKFDGDPDYWKIVDNKLYLNLSQDIQERWNGDVPGFITKADTNWTDIKDATPASLQQ
- a CDS encoding ABC transporter ATP-binding protein — encoded protein: MPIVDIQNLSVGFTGRSGATLPVLRDISLSIRAGESIGLVGESGSGKSTLALAAMGFLKGGLRKLSGHVCFQGDDMFARSREELETIRGGRLGLIPQNSGQALTPTMRIGTQLSEALRLHCPSVPADQHQEVSHNLLAQVRLPDPSTILQRFPHELSGGQQQRVAIAMALAGEPEALLLDEPTTGLDVTTQAHILQLLNDLAESRNMAMLYVSHDLGVIARSCARVAVMYAGQIILDGPTRQVLRTPSHPYPKGLLASIPRLEDRRLPVALEGRPPPPGGAGNGCAYAPRCPLAEARCSASPPPPIPDGQGGIVHCFRPEDTLSSTMDQGRHEPIHHSPDGRPALDLDGISLSYSNLGLFDRLRGAVPPVPTVDGITVTIARGETLGLVGESGSGKSTILKAIAGLLPPKTGQICVADEINLPALVEKRSPEQLRRIQMIFQNPDESMNPRQTIGEILAQPLRLYDQLEGQALHDRAVELLETVRLSPHYIDRLPSQLSGGEKQRVAVARAFAAEPEIVLCDEVTSALDVSVQAAVLDLLNDLKCSKNTTYVFVSHDLAVVRALSDRVAVLYQGRLCEYGPTEQVYGAISHPYTDILLRAVLEPDPDTAPQLCAEDVVELSPPAQGCPFQRRCPHRLGAICDQEQPPWQEGASGHMIRCHIPRNELQKIPETAPPQSNSFVR